The Mycobacterium sp. 3519A genome contains a region encoding:
- a CDS encoding iron ABC transporter permease — protein sequence MVAPQTLSRPTAPAARPDKASRPGPLVTATVAVLVAATLIPLGYVGWAALSIGPTKAYDLVVRPRVGELLFNTVALVAITVPLCVVIGVGVAWLVERTDLPGRMFWRPLFVAPLAVPAFINSYAWVGVIPSAHGVWAGVLVSTLSYFPFMYLPVAATLRRLDPAIEESARALGSDSTGVFFRVVLPQLRLAILGGGLLIGIHLLAEFGAFAMVRFDTFTVAIFQQFQVTFDGAAGSMLAGVLVLLCLVLLVAEALARGSARFSRVGAGAPRLATPIRLGRSMLAAQAALAAVAVLALGVPVWTIVRWLWIGGGQVWVVDDIATALGQTVGLAALAAVLTTVLAFPVAWVAVRSRGALARIVEGANYVTGSLPGIVTALALVTVTIHLARPLYQSVALIVFAYVLLFMPRALVNVRAGLAQVPPSLEEASRSLGSSPTATFLRVTLRLTAPAAAAAASLVFVAVATELTATLLLAPTGTNTLSMRFWSFASELDFAAAAPYALVLVVLAIPVTIVLFRQSTKVAAL from the coding sequence GTGGTCGCTCCCCAGACCCTGTCGCGCCCTACGGCGCCCGCCGCGCGGCCTGACAAGGCTTCGCGGCCGGGGCCGCTGGTCACCGCGACGGTCGCGGTGCTGGTGGCCGCGACCCTGATCCCGCTGGGGTACGTCGGGTGGGCCGCGCTGTCGATCGGGCCGACGAAGGCCTACGACCTGGTCGTCCGGCCCAGGGTCGGTGAACTGCTGTTCAACACCGTGGCGCTGGTGGCGATCACCGTGCCACTGTGCGTGGTAATCGGGGTCGGCGTCGCGTGGCTGGTGGAACGCACCGATCTGCCGGGCCGAATGTTCTGGCGTCCGCTGTTCGTCGCGCCCCTCGCGGTCCCCGCGTTCATCAACAGCTACGCGTGGGTGGGTGTCATCCCGTCGGCGCACGGGGTGTGGGCCGGGGTGTTGGTGTCGACGTTGTCGTACTTTCCGTTCATGTACCTGCCGGTGGCCGCGACGCTGCGGCGACTCGACCCCGCTATCGAGGAGTCGGCGAGGGCGCTCGGCTCCGACTCGACGGGAGTCTTCTTCCGGGTCGTGCTGCCGCAGTTGCGGCTTGCGATTCTCGGCGGCGGCTTGTTGATCGGTATCCATCTGCTCGCCGAGTTCGGCGCATTCGCGATGGTGCGGTTCGACACCTTCACCGTCGCGATCTTCCAGCAGTTCCAGGTGACGTTCGACGGCGCGGCAGGCAGCATGCTCGCCGGTGTGTTGGTGTTGCTGTGCCTGGTGCTGCTGGTGGCCGAAGCGTTGGCCCGCGGCTCCGCCCGGTTTTCCCGCGTCGGCGCCGGTGCGCCACGCCTGGCCACGCCGATCCGGTTGGGCCGCAGCATGTTAGCCGCCCAAGCCGCCCTCGCGGCGGTGGCCGTCCTCGCGCTCGGGGTGCCGGTGTGGACGATCGTGCGCTGGCTGTGGATCGGCGGTGGGCAGGTCTGGGTGGTCGACGACATCGCCACTGCGCTCGGGCAAACCGTCGGACTGGCGGCGCTGGCGGCCGTGTTGACCACGGTGCTGGCGTTTCCCGTCGCATGGGTGGCCGTGCGGTCGCGCGGTGCGCTCGCCCGCATCGTCGAGGGCGCCAACTACGTCACCGGTTCGCTGCCGGGCATCGTCACCGCGCTGGCCCTCGTCACCGTCACCATCCACCTGGCCCGCCCGCTGTACCAGAGCGTCGCGCTGATCGTGTTCGCCTACGTGCTGCTGTTCATGCCGCGCGCGCTGGTGAACGTGCGCGCCGGACTCGCCCAGGTGCCGCCCAGCCTCGAAGAGGCATCACGGTCGCTCGGCAGCTCACCGACGGCCACCTTCCTGCGCGTCACACTGCGGCTCACCGCACCAGCGGCCGCGGCCGCCGCCTCACTGGTATTCGTTGCTGTGGCAACGGAATTGACGGCGACACTGCTGCTCGCCCCGACCGGGACCAACACGCTGTCGATGCGGTTCTGGTCGTTCGCCAGCGAGTTGGACTTCGCGGCCGCTGCCCCATACGCGCTTGTCCTGGTGGTGCTCGCCATCCCGGTGACCATCGTGCTGTTTCGCCAGTCGACGAAGGTGGCCGCGCTGTG
- a CDS encoding iron ABC transporter substrate-binding protein — MRRRWGRIAAAAAALALVLGSTACSGSDQKDELLVYNAQHESLTKEWIDAFTKATGIKVTYRQGGDTELGNQLVAEGDKSPADVFLTENSPAMAAVEKAGLFADLDPETIKQVPPQYRPASGKWTGVAARSTVFVYNTAKLKPDQLPKSMLDLQQPAWKGRWGGAPTKADFQAIVAALLQLKGEAATAQWLAGMKANAVTYNDNIATMKAVNAGEVDGGIIYHYYWFRDQAKTKEQSGNTSLYYFKNTDPGAFVSLSGGGVLKSSKKAQEAQQFLKFITGKEGQEVLEKGTSFEYPVASGVPANPALVPLADLQAPVVDPTTLDAQKVTDLMTKAGLL; from the coding sequence ATGCGACGACGTTGGGGCCGGATCGCGGCAGCGGCAGCAGCCCTCGCCCTCGTGCTGGGCTCGACCGCCTGCTCGGGATCGGATCAGAAGGACGAGTTGCTGGTGTACAACGCCCAGCACGAGTCGCTGACCAAGGAGTGGATCGACGCGTTCACCAAGGCGACCGGCATCAAGGTCACCTACCGTCAGGGCGGCGACACCGAACTGGGCAACCAGTTGGTGGCCGAGGGCGACAAGTCGCCCGCCGATGTCTTCCTCACCGAGAACTCCCCCGCGATGGCCGCCGTCGAAAAGGCGGGCCTGTTCGCCGACCTGGATCCGGAGACCATCAAGCAGGTGCCGCCGCAATACCGCCCGGCCAGCGGCAAGTGGACCGGTGTCGCCGCGCGTTCCACGGTGTTCGTCTACAACACGGCCAAGCTGAAGCCCGACCAACTGCCCAAGTCGATGCTCGACCTGCAGCAGCCCGCGTGGAAGGGCCGCTGGGGCGGAGCGCCGACCAAGGCCGACTTCCAGGCCATCGTCGCCGCGCTGCTGCAACTCAAGGGCGAAGCCGCCACCGCGCAATGGCTGGCCGGGATGAAAGCCAACGCGGTGACCTACAACGACAACATCGCGACGATGAAGGCCGTCAACGCCGGCGAGGTGGACGGCGGCATCATCTACCACTACTACTGGTTCCGCGACCAGGCGAAAACCAAAGAACAGAGCGGCAATACGTCGCTGTACTACTTCAAGAACACCGATCCCGGCGCGTTCGTCAGCCTGTCCGGCGGCGGTGTGCTGAAGTCGAGCAAGAAGGCGCAGGAGGCGCAACAGTTCCTCAAGTTCATCACCGGTAAGGAGGGCCAGGAGGTGCTGGAGAAGGGTACGTCCTTCGAGTATCCGGTGGCCTCCGGTGTGCCCGCGAACCCCGCGCTGGTGCCGCTGGCCGACCTGCAGGCACCGGTTGTGGACCCGACCACGCTTGACGCCCAGAAGGTGACGGACCTGATGACGAAGGCTGGTTTGCTATAG
- a CDS encoding heme-binding protein, translating into MRLSATAVRRGLFGAFTTCALAAATVGIPAAGAQPDCTASGFAHVASGVLNNAGGWLDVHPDANNVLTAAGMQGAGAEQSVRDYFVAHPQEFQELRGIAAPLIDMQHGCGAAIQPMQIAALYQALSQSGAPM; encoded by the coding sequence ATGAGGTTGTCAGCTACTGCCGTGCGCCGCGGCCTGTTCGGCGCATTCACCACATGCGCGCTCGCGGCCGCGACGGTTGGCATCCCGGCCGCAGGCGCACAGCCCGACTGCACCGCGAGCGGTTTCGCCCATGTCGCCTCCGGGGTGCTCAACAACGCGGGCGGGTGGCTCGATGTCCACCCGGACGCCAACAACGTGCTGACGGCGGCGGGCATGCAGGGAGCCGGCGCCGAGCAGTCGGTGCGTGATTACTTCGTCGCACATCCACAGGAGTTTCAGGAGCTACGCGGGATCGCGGCGCCGCTGATCGATATGCAGCACGGCTGCGGCGCGGCGATTCAGCCGATGCAGATCGCCGCGCTGTATCAGGCGCTGTCCCAATCGGGTGCGCCGATGTAG
- a CDS encoding DUF1206 domain-containing protein — protein sequence MVDNSVHGAVHRATNSDAFEYAARAGFAVSGVLHLIVAFIIAQIAFGSGGNADQSGALATLAGHTGGAVILWCAAAGLVALGLWRVAESIVGAKPGEGAGPYQDDTPAWKRAKSLGLAAVNFAIAFSAARFAMGRGQQSSEQNAGLSAQMMQSGWGKAVLIAVAVGLIVVGGYHVYKGATKKFFKDLRVHGGTAVTTVGVAGYVAKGIVLAGAGVLVIVATLQADPSKATGFDAAVKTLGHAPFGKVLLIVAALGIAAFGAYSFVRSRYGRM from the coding sequence ATGGTCGACAACTCCGTGCACGGCGCGGTCCACAGGGCAACCAACAGCGACGCCTTCGAGTACGCGGCCCGCGCCGGATTCGCCGTCAGCGGGGTGCTTCACCTCATCGTCGCGTTCATCATCGCCCAGATCGCGTTCGGCTCAGGCGGCAACGCCGACCAGTCCGGTGCACTGGCCACCCTGGCCGGCCATACGGGCGGCGCGGTGATCCTCTGGTGTGCCGCGGCAGGACTGGTAGCGCTCGGCTTGTGGCGCGTCGCCGAGTCGATCGTCGGCGCCAAACCCGGCGAGGGCGCTGGGCCGTACCAGGACGACACCCCCGCCTGGAAGCGCGCGAAATCCCTCGGCCTTGCCGCCGTGAACTTCGCAATCGCGTTCTCCGCGGCGCGTTTTGCGATGGGCCGCGGCCAGCAGAGCAGTGAGCAGAATGCCGGGTTGAGCGCGCAGATGATGCAATCCGGTTGGGGCAAAGCGGTTCTCATCGCCGTCGCGGTGGGGCTCATTGTCGTCGGCGGCTACCACGTCTACAAGGGAGCGACCAAGAAGTTCTTCAAAGATCTACGCGTGCACGGCGGGACCGCGGTCACCACCGTCGGCGTCGCCGGTTACGTCGCCAAGGGCATCGTGCTGGCGGGCGCGGGGGTTCTTGTCATCGTGGCCACCCTGCAGGCCGACCCGTCGAAGGCCACGGGCTTCGACGCGGCCGTCAAGACGCTGGGCCACGCCCCGTTCGGGAAGGTGCTGTTGATCGTCGCCGCACTCGGCATCGCCGCCTTCGGCGCCTACAGCTTTGTGCGCAGCCGTTACGGCCGAATGTGA